From Hydra vulgaris chromosome 15, alternate assembly HydraT2T_AEP, one genomic window encodes:
- the LOC136091490 gene encoding uncharacterized protein LOC136091490 gives MPKSCCVFGCSNNKAKNPDLKYYILPHDPERRKLWFNAISRIALDKDGNILKNKLWSPKSKYHYVCSKHFISGQKKNQSNDPDYVPSVFSYKSCGKKQQALHQQCVLNCNKILAVHASAKSQPDLLSSQIKNNDKIIHSNVTDKTGCSTMIEHNYLPLASSTSPTIAMKSLISICERESMFREIDNMQSERSSLIENIEEIVHNNMTNEAGCSNMIKQNHLPLASPTSPTIAMKSLISICERESMYREIDNMQSERSSLIENIEEILHNNMTNKAGCSNMIKQNHLPLASPTSPTIAMKSLISICERESMHREIDNMQFDRSSQIKNIKEIVPIT, from the exons atGCCCAAAAGTTGTTGTGTTTTTGGATGTTCAaacaacaaagcaaaaaatCCTGATTTGAAATATTACATTTTACCGCATGATCCGGAACGTCGTAAACTTTGGTTCAATGCAATCAGTCGTATTGCTTTAGATAAAGATGGAAATATTCTCAAAAACAAGCTTTGGTCACCAAAATCCAAATATCACTATGTTTgttctaaacattttatttctg gtcaaaaaaaaaaccaatcaaATGATCCAGATTATGTACCTTCTGTGTTTTCTTACAAATCATGCggaaaaaaacaacaagctCTTCATCAGCAATGtgtattaaattgtaataaaatattag ctgtcCATGCATCTGCTAAAAGTCAGCCAGATTTGCTATCaagtcaaattaaaaacaatgataaaataatacACAGTAACGTAACTGACAAAACAGGATGTTCTACTATGATCGAACATAATTATCTGCCCTTAGCTTCATCAACCAGCCCCACAATAGCCATGAAATCTCTTATCAGTATATGTGAACGAGAAAGTATGTTCCGTGAAATAGATAATATGCAATCTGAAAGATCTAGTCTAATTGAAAACATTGAAGAAATAGTACACAATAACATGACCAATGAAGCAGGATGCTCTaatatgataaaacaaaatcatctgCCTTTAGCTTCACCAACCAGCCCCACAATAGCCATGAAATCTCTTATCAGTATATGTGAACGAGAAAGTATGTACCGTGAAATAGATAATATGCAATCTGAAAGATCTAGTTTAATTGAAAACATTGAAGAAATACTACACAATAACATGACCAATAAAGCAGGATGCTCAaatatgataaaacaaaatcatctgCCTTTAGCTTCACCAACCAGCCCCACAATAGCCATGAAATCTCTTATCAGTATATGTGAACGAGAAAGTATGCACCGTGAAATAGATAATATGCAATTTGATAGATCtagtcaaattaaaaatatcaaagaaataGTACCAATAACATAA